The following DNA comes from Anopheles coustani chromosome 2, idAnoCousDA_361_x.2, whole genome shotgun sequence.
CTTCGGCTGAGCAACTCAACAATCTACACTGCGCAGATCAACTGCAGGATGAACCCGCCAAAGCTACAAGACAACCAAGCAGCCATGACAAATCTAAGACGACCGTCAAATGTCTTGATGCACCATCCAGCAACGTGCCAGTTGTCAAAACACAAGTCGCCCCGGATGGACAACTACGATCGGTGGAAGTTAAAACAGCCAGCACCACCCCCAAACGCCCAGTCGTCAAGGTTGCAGTCGTGGATTTAGAGCAAAAGGAGCACCTACTTCTGCACTCTGTATCCACTGCGCCACCGCCTAAGAGACCCAATAAAACACCACAACCCCTACCAGAAGAACCACCGGCcaagaaaaaggtaaaacgCATTGCGCCATGCAACTGGGCTCAAAAATTGCTACTGACACTCCTAGTACTCGGCGTCGGAACCACGGAAGCCGTCAACATTCAACCGGCGAACGAAGGCGGAATCTTCTTCAATCATCTAGGCAGCTGCTTAGTTCAACGAGGAATTCTACAAAGACGCATACCGCTGGACATCGTCCCCAGGGACGATATAGGTCACATGCATCAACTCCGTTTCGAGCTGCGATCGTTGTACACAAATTTCGCCAGTAAAAGTCAATTACCGGACGACACGCTGAAGGAGGCCGTCACAATGGTAAATATACAAAGTAGAGCCGCGGAAAGGGAGATACGTTTTACCTCTCGTGTAAGGAGAGTCGGAGGTATTCTAGGGTTTCTAAAAGATTTACTGGTAGGTGGAAGTGACGTAGAAAAAGAACTCGATGAAATGCAAACCACAGAAGAAATTAAATACAAGAGAATACTAAGTACTGTCACAATGGTTAACGAAAGGTCTAAAGAATTAGCACAAAAGTTTAAAGATAAAAGCGATAATTTGTTATCACACATAAAGCAAGCCAATTCAGAACAACAAGATATTTCGATAAAATTACACATTGTAGAGCTGACCTTGCTAGCCCATCAAGTAATCAATAATATTGCTGAAAAATATAGGTTGCTTAGAACCAGTCCTATACAAAAAGAAGAGCTAGAAATACTGTATGACCGAATAGAGAAAGAACTACCAGAAACCGTCCGCATAGTTCGAACACATCCCTCATTTTCCATTGAAGAAGGAGAGAAATCTCTGACTATTTTAGTAACAACAATATTAGTAGAAACTATTCCCTTCGAGGTATTCCAAGCCTATCCCGTTCCAGACAGAGTAAGGGACTCGATCATAACGattgaaaaaacgaaaatagcCATAAATGATCATTGGGCTCACTTCTATCCATCTTACCTAATCGAACTAAATCAAACCCATTTCATTGTAAACCATCCAATAATTGAAAAACGAATAGATTGCTTGTCAGGAAAAATACTCTCAGTAAATGAATCAACGAACTGTACTACAAGAAAATTGGAAACACCATATACAAAATTGATTCACATGAAAGAAGCAAACTCCGTGCTTTACTACACAGACAACATTAAAAGTATCAGATTACATTGCAATAGTACAGATATAGCACTTAGCAGCTACGCGGCAATTGTGGAATTGGAAGATAACTGCGTTATTGAATCAGCCAATGAGACTATAAAGGCCGATATTTCAtttaagaaaataacaaaatcctACTTTAAGAAGCATGAAGAAACTCAAGAACCAGAGGTCATCGAAAACACGGAAACAAAAGTCCCAAGCATCTTCGTACTCCACGTCACATTGGTACAAATCGTCATTGGTACAATCATAATAATATTAGTTGTAGCTATCATGACGATCATAATGTGCGCACAGGGAAAATGTATCATTAAAAAGCTAGAAGCCAcggaagcaaaacaagaagaaaaaacagaaatgacCGAGTTCTTTAACAAACCTCGATTCGGGCCAAAATATAGAGGTAATTCACCGAGTTGAATTACGAGGGGGAGAATGTTGCTGCACCAACGAGGTGTTTAAGTTAGTTAAGGCTTAGTTAAGAAATAAGCCCACCTTTGGATAACTGTAACATTTCGGTAACCGGTACGATCGTTGATCCAAATAAAGAACCTTTCCGAGAGGGACGCGACGTACCGGAAACCAAATGCCCAAACATTTCGATTTCGCAAATAGAAGTTAATTTCGATGGCTGCCGCCGTGCTGCACCGTGCTGCATCAGCGAGTTAAGTGCCGTTCCGGGCGACCCGTTGGCGCGTATTGCTGCGTCAATACAACCCACGGCGCACCAAGTGTTCGGCCAGCGCGCGTTGCTGCGTCGGCAGCCCTCGATCGTTGGCAGGCCGGCTTACTGCCCTACTTATCAATAATCGATACACCCTACGGTGCGCCAAGTGTCCGGCCGACGCACGTTGCTTCGTCAGCAGCCCTCCGTCAGCGGCCGGCCGGCTCGTTGCTCTACTTTTAAAATCATAAACAAATGCGACTTTTGGGTATATAATGGTAAGAAATTTTAGAATAAACCAGTGTTAAGTTGAAACTCAGACGATTCACTTCGTAGTTTATTTTTGACCGCTACACTCACTGCCATATCCGAAAAGCTTGAAGCGCCCAGTCCCCCCTTTCGAAGCATAGGCCTCCTCTATACGCAGAGGCAACTAGCTTGAGAGGTAATAGGGATCCAGGGACTTCAGCCATTAGCCGGCAGCaattaatttcactttttCTCAGTTGCTCACCCTAACCAAGCTAGGAGGTCTTCCTTCGCGGGACCTGCTTGGTTAGTCGTGAAGTAACAACATCTGAAACAGTGTTTGAATTTGATCTTTATACAAAAATACTATTACTATATCTCATTAAATTATTCCTTTATGAATATCTCTGAAAACGAAAATTGTAAGTATTATAGTAGTGAAAATAAACGATTGCGGTGTTATAGAAGTGCAATGAATGATAATGTAAGCACTTTGCTGAAATTACAAAATAATCGTCTGCGGTTTTGCTAAGAATTTTATCATTGCTGTTTGCCTTTGATAGTGGTCAGAAGAAAAtcctttattcattttttggcACAACGGGTCAATGTCAGGATTACGTTGTATACCACACACGTTTTCACCTGGTTCAGAAAAGGATTAACATTGCCAAACTTATTCGCCCTGGGTGTTGGACCATGAGTCGAACCATCAAACAGGTTTAGTTGCTACTATTTTCCCTATCGTAAATGTAGCTAAGATATGTTTCGTCCTTCTTTCTCTTCTCCATCCGAAATTTGACATGTTTGAACTCAACGTTGATAATTTTATTCCAGTTTAAGTCAGGAGCAAGTATCTCGAACTGGAGAGAAtttgtttattcaaaattaaaagaaatatgAACAGGTTGTATATTATTCTATTAcataataattaataaaaaataaaagtttaatgTCTAGGTCTCTATACAAACCAGTGTTTAAGTTTGCAATCTATATATTTATCTAACGTTATAGATTAGACATAATTGTATCTTCGTTAAATCTATGTATATTTCGACTTAAAGTTTAGCAtgtaaacaagataaaatcatttaaacgAAGAAGCTCGGAAGAGTGTCCAATAACCATCCACTTTCTAGCAGCAACATGGGTCTGATGTGAGCTAACATCGTAGCCGTTCGTAAGTAAATTTCCCAAGCATAAATTGTTGAAATCTGTAGGAAGTTCGAGAAAGGCCTGAAGAAGACGGTGAATAACTATGACATCTAAAAGATCTACTGCAGTGGGTAATGCTTCAAAGAGGCAACATTATCAAATCCAATACGAAACATAATAAACATCATAGATAATGTTTTTCTGGAGCTGAGTAGCGAGCAGCTGGTACGTTATTAATAAACTAAGATAAGAAATTTCATTTCGTTGACATTGAATTTCATTGTATTATGGTAGAGTTGAAATGGGTTCATTTATCGTATGACTCCCAATCATTATTCACATCCGAAACCTCCCGCTCGACCTGTCTCCGATACAAAGATTGATACCGTATCAAGAAACTAATTGAATAACAGATAATACTTATCGATTGATGCATTGTGTTACATAAGCCTTATCGCACGCAGAAGATACGGTTGGTTGAATAAAAGGCCATGCAAATGGGTTGATACACTTTAGTATCACTTTACGAGTGATAGGTGTTCGAAGATGAAGTTAATTGTAGTGATTTCGTTGGCCATTGGCTTGGTGTACCACGTGAGCGGTGGAGCGATTCCCACTGCGGATGTAGAAGCTCAAGAGCAAGAGGTGTTCCAATATTTGGAGGATATTGAGTCGGAAATTTTGTCTCGTCGAAACGCCGCCAGCGAGGCAAACTGGGCCTACGACTCGAACATAACGGACGAAAACTTGGACGTCAAAAATGATGTAGCAACCGAGAATGCTGGTTTCTTTAAGGTATTTTGAAGGATACGAAAATTTAGAACGGTTTGCGGCATTTAAGTTCTTCTATTTCAGCAAATCTCGGAAACGCTTTCCCAATATGATTACGAAAGCTTCCAGGATGAAGATCTGAAGCGAAGGGTGAAAAAGCTCGTCGGATTGGGTTATTCGGCGTTGCCAGTGGATAAGTTCGCGGAAATATTGAATGCGGTCAATAACATGAAAGAAAACTACGCAAAAATCAAGGTGTGTGACTACCACGACCGCAACAAGTGCGACTTGGCCCTGGAACCGGAGTTGACGGAGATTCTTGCCaacagtagggatgctgaagaGCTCAAATACTACTGGCAACAGTGGTATGATGCGGCTGGGGCTCCAACCAGAGAGGATTTCCAGAAATATGTGGATCTGAACGGAGAGGCTGCTAAATTGAACAGTTGAGTGATGCTGctatcaaaagtgtttggagaGATAAGGCAAGGTTCCCTTTCTTCCCATAGATTATGCGACCGGAGCCGAATCTTGGTTGGCGGCTTACGAAGACGACACCTTCGAAGAGCAGGTTGATGCCGTTATCGAAGAACTGCGTCCTTTCTATGAGCAGATTCATGGTTTTGTTCGCTACAAGTTGCGCGAGTTCTATGGTGAGGATGTTGTATCCGAAAAGGGACCCATTCCCATGCAGCTTCTCGGAAACATGTGGGCGCAGGGATGGGGAAACATTGCAGACATCACCAGCCCATTCGGTGACCGGCAGTTGTTGGATGTGACCGAAGAAATGCTCCGCCAAGGATACAACCCGATACAAATGTTCGAAATGGGGGATGAGTTCTTCCAGTCGCTGAACATGTCCAAGGTTCCACAGTAAGTGCCGCAAATTTTCTGACTTTAACGTTCAATTTTAGGAAAAGTGACATTGTTTACTGTGTTCAGGACCTTCTGGGACAAGAGCATTCTCGAGAAGCCGGACGATGGTCGTGATCTAATTTGTCATGCCAGTGCATGGGACTTTTCCAAACCAGACGACGTACGCATCAAGCAGTGCACCCGTGTGACCATGGAACAGTTCTTCACCGTTCATCATGAGCTGGGCCACGTGCAGTACTACCTGCAGTATCAACACCTCCCGAGTGTATACCGTTCGGGAGCCAACCCTGGATTCCATGAGGCCGTCGGTGATGTGCTCTCGCTCTCAGTCTCAACGCCCAAACACTTGGAGAAGATTGGTCTGCTAAAAGACTTCGTGCTGGATGAAGAGTCCAAGCTAAACCAGTTCTATCGTTCAGCATTGACAAAGTTGGCCTTCTTGCCATTTGCCTACACCATCGATAAGTACCGTTGGGGAATCTTCCGAGGTGAAATCAAGCCCGAGGAATACAACTGCAAGTTCTGGGAGATGCGCTCGAAGTACTCCGGCGTGGAACCTCCAGTAGTTCGCTCGGAAGCCGATTTAGACGCACCGGCCAAGTACCACGTGTCGGCCGATGTGGAGTATCTTCGCTATTTTGTCTCGTACATCATTCAGTTCCAGTTCCATCGGGCGGCTTGCGAGAAGGCCGGAGAGTACGTGAAGGGAGATCCGGTGAAGACATTGAACGATTGCGACATCTATCAGAGTGCTGAAGCGGGTAACGCTATTAAGGCGATGCTGGAGCTAGGTTCGTCGAAGCCTTGGCCAGATGCAATGGAGGTCTTGACCGGAGAGCGTCGCATGAGCGCCGATGCACTGATCGAATACTTCCAACCTCTATATGATTGGTTGGTGGTTGAAAATGAACGACTAGGAGCTTACGTTGGATGGGAACAAACAGATAGTAAGTTTCTGTTGCCTTAATATATGGGTTGTAAATGAATTACTTAagctttaattttgtttaattttttttcagaatGTGTCTCTTAATAAATAACAATCGATGGGACCAACAATGattggaaataaaaagcgtataAAGAATATACTAGCACAATGAGTGTGtttaacacaacacaacaagaCTTTATTGTTTCTTTAGATTTATGATTTCTTCTTCACTATTAAGGGTTTTTGTAGATGATATAGGCAGGTTTGAATGGCGGCTGATGCATAAcatttttacacattttagTCGGTTTGTGTTTAGATAACCCagatggatgaaattgctgTTTTGAGATTCAACAGAAAGTTTATTTATGGGCAACGTTTTggctcgtaagcccttaacgcatgaccaagaggtcgttacgccaagaagaagaagaagctcgCGATTCCACAGAAGTGGGACGCGATTCAACTCTAAGGCCGCTAATAGACGGCGCGCGTCCGCGTCCCGAATGTTATCGAACATCAGTCAAAATGGGGTCTAATTGACGTTTAACGAATTGTCATCTACCCGCGAGGGACGCGCATCGTCTAGCTAACTACCCGCCATTTTTTACGCGCGTCGCCagcttaaaaacatttttttttaagtatttaagaagaaaaactcattCTTTCTTAGCGTGGAAGGTgtgatgtgtgtttttatacaacatccactcaacGAACTAATTATAACTgaacatttatattgaaaGGCGCGACGGCTAGCGCGTGCCGAAAGTGAATTAGAAGATGTCAGTTTGACAGATTGTAGATAACATTCGGGACACGGACGCGTCGGACGCACTCCGTCTATAATCGGCCTAAGTGAAAACAGGTGTATTTCAATCATCGGTGGGGTTAGAGCTGATACCGGCTTGTGCTATCATCTCCTACAATTGTGATATCATCTGCCACGATTGTTGTATACATGCCTCACTTGGCTTGTCATCTATCACGTTTGTGGAATCATCTACTGCGTTTGTGGTATCATCTGATTAATTTGTgctatcaaatggaaaaccctGTAAAAATGTATTCCAAAGGAATCTTTGATTCTTGGAAACATGGACAACGCCAGAAACATTGGAGTCAATACTGATGAAACTGGTTTGACCAGTTCGCCCGCAACTTCATCAATTCCATTTACCAAGCTCCTGCCACAGAAAGCAAAATAGCAAGAATGTGAAATTCTCGATACAACcctacaacaacaaaaaaaaacagaagcctAGAAAAGTCAAAGGATGCCGAATAAATTGTTATAATACATCCATATTTTTACTTACTCTTTTCTCAATAAAGTTCAAGGACACACTTAACATGATAGCTGACATTATTTTGAGCGTTGAAAAATGCAGCAATGAATTTATCACGCAACTCAACACCTTTTTGATTTAGTTTCTAGCCTATATTTTGAACGAAATGTGGAATAACATTTACAGAATGATCTGAAATACACCTACGATATCCAACATGCATAAAATATCTCATAACATATTTTGTTGCAACTTCTTAAAATCAAGAAACTAAAATTCGTGTGGTTTACCAGTTCCAATAAGCACCAACGAGGGGTAGGATTTAAATTTACGCCATCATTTCTATTCTAAGGTGGTATCTTTTTACATAAAATTCTAAAcatcccaccccccccccccccccaaacccCCCTCCCCTACCACCCCCCACCATCCTCTTCAACCGCTGTCTTTCAGCCCATCCATAATATATTGTGAACATACAATATGTTGAAAGCGGTTTATGTACCCCGAGTGGCCAAAAGGAATTTATTCAGCAATAAGCCGACCTGTGAAACCAGTTTCGCCAGTTAAGCATCCGGCAATGGCCaagatgttttttcttttcacccaaGATGGCAATATTGTACGATGGCAAGTGTGGTGAACTTAATATGAGCCAAAGCAGATCAAAGCTGCATCAGTCGTACATCTGACTTCGACTTGTGCAGTTCAGTGTTTAGTGACAGTGAAGAGTGTGATCATTTGGACAAATGTCGCGTTTTAAAATATCAACGTGCAGCAATTCCAAATTGCTAAACACTCCTGCTTCTTTGAGGCATATTTTACTTGGCTTCCTAACactgtgtgcctgtgtgtttgaaattcaAGGCGATAGTGAAATTGTTGGGCTCATTCATAACGGCGTGGAAGCTCAACATGGGAAATGGCCATGGCATGCCACGCTGTTCATTGGAGATGGAGGACTTTGTGGAGGAACTTTCGTTGACAACAACACAATCCTCACTGGTAAATCATAAATACATAGAGCTTAAAAAAAGTCGGGCATCCCATAACCGGAAAATCTTTAGGGCGTGACTACATTAAGCGTATCATACCAAAAACCTGGTGCGGTCCAGGTGgtaaaaaccgttttttctctctttctagcGCACCATCGTCACTGGTACGCTGTCACTAGACCGGtccaagtttttggtatggtacgcttaatgtagtcacgccattaaattttgatttcttcttttctaaAACTGGGAACTCTAAAAATCGAATCATCGTAAAATTttgatttcttcttctctaAAACTGATATTGTTATGAAACTTCACGGGCTAATTTTCTTACATATGCCCTATACCAATATGCGGGAATGATTAGTGGAAACGCTTCATACGATATCATGTTTTTGAgctattttttacatttttaaagaGGTAAAAACCCCTAGTGACGTTTCGTGTCGTTTGCACCTTCGATAATGATGACAATTTGGCTAAATCTCAACCAAAAATGTAACTCAAAGTAAAACGATTGTCCGATTTTTGAGCGCCTCACATTGATTGCATGCCACTCCCCATTCAAGAACACACCGTTGTCATATTTCTTAactgtttcaattttccagcCGCTCATTGTGTTTTTAACGGTGATAGTGTAAGAAGCAAAAATGATGTACAAGTGTCCGGTGGCCGTAAATATATAGATGCAACAACTGAAGACCTACAAGAATTGGAGGTGGCAAACATCATTGCCCATCCTGAGTATAACCATTCAAATTATGCAAACGATATTGCAATTATAAAGTTAACGGCTGATATCAAC
Coding sequences within:
- the LOC131264282 gene encoding angiotensin-converting enzyme-like — encoded protein: MKLIVVISLAIGLVYHVSGGAIPTADVEAQEQEVFQYLEDIESEILSRRNAASEANWAYDSNITDENLDVKNDVATENAGFFKQISETLSQYDYESFQDEDLKRRVKKLVGLGYSALPVDKFAEILNAVNNMKENYAKIKVCDYHDRNKCDLALEPELTEILANSRDAEELKYYWQQWYDAAGAPTREDFQKYVDLNGEAAKLNNYATGAESWLAAYEDDTFEEQVDAVIEELRPFYEQIHGFVRYKLREFYGEDVVSEKGPIPMQLLGNMWAQGWGNIADITSPFGDRQLLDVTEEMLRQGYNPIQMFEMGDEFFQSLNMSKVPQTFWDKSILEKPDDGRDLICHASAWDFSKPDDVRIKQCTRVTMEQFFTVHHELGHVQYYLQYQHLPSVYRSGANPGFHEAVGDVLSLSVSTPKHLEKIGLLKDFVLDEESKLNQFYRSALTKLAFLPFAYTIDKYRWGIFRGEIKPEEYNCKFWEMRSKYSGVEPPVVRSEADLDAPAKYHVSADVEYLRYFVSYIIQFQFHRAACEKAGEYVKGDPVKTLNDCDIYQSAEAGNAIKAMLELGSSKPWPDAMEVLTGERRMSADALIEYFQPLYDWLVVENERLGAYVGWEQTDTAHCVFNGDSVRSKNDVQVSGGRKYIDATTEDLQELEVANIIAHPEYNHSNYANDIAIIKLTADINITYFVQPVSIWNSDIDENQIFGSQGTVIGFGLDEGDEESDTLQQATIPVLDTQTCLAYDKETYGKYLTTQMFCAGGKDMVSACNGDSGGGLFFNISGKWGLRGLVSFSPIRPNVTKSLCDSSKPTVFTDVIKYRKWIMRYTNTTSWLNDLKPCKDESNENVSIWRFSLKDDTAFNGREVLAQKYISRLDKDCVEGRLYWTERETQSIFSAKYDGTDKKVFITKEVNPFNMAVDWISRRLYWVDHVNRTIEVASLDNPDLRTTVLINVDSNDRIAVDPLQRKGNVFMAVVLEVVGAVWILETLGHNSLSDMMPSTVEIDVEKEQKLPKETTSIPQVQRLDVAEANHSYTNDANPFQTDRSISPQPIIP